Proteins from a single region of Shinella zoogloeoides:
- a CDS encoding ABC transporter permease, with product MSGAPSRTGRSLFLLAPLLVFLIGFFVWPLFSMMSQAVSDPAVLRLLPRSAEVLRDWDRTSPPTMPMQAALMEDLKAVDDDQALGDMVRRLNSARSGFRTLMGKTTSALADAENPPADLVSIDKRWEKPEFWLAIADALSPYTDRNLLAAVDLGRNAAGSIEQLPPDQSVNRVILVRTFWIAALVTFACACIGYPYAIIAASLSGWKRDLMLGAVLLPLWTSLLVRTAAWFILLQEQGLINDLLRGIGLIDAPLALIFNRTGVIIAMTHVLLPFMVLPIYSVLITIPKNLMPAAASLGAHPLRAFLRVLLPLSLRGVASGSLLVFISAIGYYITPALIGGPGDQMISSIIAFYATGSANWGMAGALGVVLLVATLLLYSVYARLSSDEPGRR from the coding sequence ATGAGCGGGGCTCCATCGCGCACGGGCCGGTCGCTTTTCCTGCTGGCGCCGCTGCTCGTCTTCCTCATCGGCTTCTTCGTCTGGCCGCTCTTCAGCATGATGTCGCAGGCCGTTTCTGATCCGGCCGTGCTTCGCCTCCTGCCGCGCAGCGCCGAGGTGCTGCGGGACTGGGACCGCACGTCGCCGCCGACCATGCCCATGCAGGCGGCGCTGATGGAGGACCTGAAGGCGGTCGACGACGACCAGGCGCTCGGCGACATGGTACGCCGGCTCAACAGCGCCCGCTCCGGCTTCCGCACCCTGATGGGCAAGACGACGAGCGCGCTCGCCGACGCGGAGAACCCGCCCGCCGACCTCGTCTCCATCGACAAGCGCTGGGAAAAGCCGGAATTCTGGCTCGCCATCGCCGACGCGCTCTCGCCCTATACCGACCGCAACCTGCTTGCCGCCGTCGATCTCGGCCGCAATGCCGCGGGCAGCATCGAGCAATTGCCGCCGGACCAGTCCGTCAACCGGGTGATCCTCGTGCGCACCTTCTGGATCGCCGCGCTCGTCACCTTCGCCTGCGCCTGCATCGGCTATCCCTACGCCATCATCGCCGCCTCGCTGTCCGGCTGGAAGCGCGACCTGATGCTCGGCGCGGTGCTGCTGCCGCTCTGGACGTCGCTTCTGGTGCGCACCGCGGCCTGGTTCATCCTGTTGCAGGAGCAGGGCCTCATCAACGACCTCCTGCGCGGCATCGGCCTCATCGACGCGCCGCTGGCGCTGATCTTCAACCGCACGGGCGTCATCATCGCCATGACCCACGTGCTCCTGCCCTTCATGGTGCTGCCGATCTATTCCGTGCTGATCACCATTCCGAAGAATCTGATGCCGGCCGCCGCCTCGCTGGGCGCCCATCCGCTGCGCGCGTTCCTGCGCGTGCTCCTGCCGCTCAGCCTGCGCGGCGTCGCTTCCGGGAGCCTTCTCGTCTTCATCTCGGCCATCGGCTACTACATCACGCCGGCGCTGATCGGCGGGCCGGGCGACCAGATGATCTCGTCCATCATCGCCTTCTACGCCACGGGTTCGGCGAACTGGGGCATGGCCGGCGCGCTCGGCGTCGTGCTGCTGGTCGCAACGCTCCTGCTCTACAGCGTCTATGCCCGCCTCTCCAGCGACGAACCGGGGAGGCGCTGA
- a CDS encoding ABC transporter ATP-binding protein, with translation MAEFIRFDRITKFYGPLCVVENLDLSIDKGEFVSLLGPSGSGKTTLLMMLAGFEQPTSGNILLDGTAINAVPTHKRDMGVVFQSYALFPHMSVGDNIAFPLQMRGLGKAETGERVKRALDMVQLSALSDRRPSQLSGGQQQRVALARALVFEPRVVLMDEPLGALDKQLREQMQLDIRDLHRRLGLTIVFVTHDQSEALTMSDRVAVFNKGKIEQIGTPRQVYDEPATRFVAEFIGETNLVEGVVEAVQGAEATVRLASGAQIVSAVSGTVASGQPVFLSIRPERVDLSETRGEARNVLETEVTDSVYQGDHLRVQLQNANHPLIAKLGRRSREFPPGTRVFAAFSAGDCRVIAP, from the coding sequence TTGGCCGAATTCATCCGCTTCGACCGCATCACCAAATTCTACGGCCCGCTCTGCGTGGTCGAAAACCTCGATCTTTCCATCGACAAGGGCGAGTTCGTCAGCCTGCTCGGCCCGTCCGGTTCGGGCAAGACGACGCTCCTGATGATGCTCGCGGGCTTCGAGCAGCCGACCTCCGGCAATATACTGCTCGACGGGACCGCCATCAACGCCGTGCCCACGCACAAGCGCGATATGGGCGTCGTCTTCCAGAGCTATGCGCTCTTTCCGCATATGTCCGTCGGCGACAATATCGCCTTTCCGCTGCAGATGCGCGGTCTCGGCAAGGCCGAGACCGGCGAGCGCGTCAAGCGGGCGCTCGACATGGTGCAGCTCTCGGCCCTCTCCGACCGTCGCCCCTCGCAGCTTTCCGGCGGCCAGCAGCAGCGCGTGGCGCTCGCCCGCGCGCTGGTCTTCGAGCCGCGCGTCGTGCTGATGGACGAGCCGCTCGGCGCGCTCGACAAGCAGCTTCGCGAGCAGATGCAGCTCGATATCCGCGACCTGCATCGCCGCCTGGGCCTGACCATCGTCTTCGTCACGCACGACCAGTCCGAGGCGCTCACCATGTCGGACCGGGTCGCCGTCTTCAACAAGGGCAAGATCGAGCAGATCGGCACGCCCCGTCAGGTCTATGACGAGCCGGCGACCCGTTTCGTCGCCGAGTTCATCGGCGAGACCAATCTTGTCGAGGGCGTGGTGGAGGCCGTGCAGGGCGCGGAAGCCACCGTCCGCCTTGCCTCCGGCGCGCAGATCGTGTCGGCCGTGTCCGGCACCGTCGCCTCCGGCCAGCCCGTCTTCCTCTCGATCCGGCCGGAGCGCGTCGACCTCAGCGAAACACGCGGCGAGGCGCGCAACGTGCTCGAAACGGAGGTCACCGACAGCGTCTATCAGGGCGATCATCTGCGCGTGCAGTTGCAGAACGCCAATCATCCGCTGATCGCCAAGCTCGGCCGCCGGTCGCGCGAGTTTCCGCCGGGCACCAGGGTGTTCGCCGCCTTCTCGGCCGGCGATTGCCGGGTCATCGCGCCATGA
- a CDS encoding ABC transporter substrate-binding protein, translating to MKTILKSGILAAAAIVLSAGIAAPTFARDLTVVSWGGNYQDAQRNIYFKPFAEKSGKPVLDEAWDGGIGVIQSKVKAGAPNWDAVQVEAEELALGCADGLYEKIDWDKMGGKDKFLDSAVNDCGVGAIVWSTAIAYDGDKLKEGPASWADFWNVEKFPGKRSLRKGPKYTLEFALLADGVSKDELYDVLGTEEGVARAFKKLDELKPNIVWWESGAQPLQFLASGEVAMTSAYNGRITGINRSEGKNFKVVFPGSIYAVDSWVVLKDAENKDAAQDFIAFASLPENQAKLPEFVAYGLPNKDAASKVPAEFSKDLPTDPANMTDSIPLNVDFWIDNAETLTARFNAWLAQ from the coding sequence ATGAAGACAATTCTGAAATCGGGTATCCTGGCGGCGGCCGCCATCGTGCTGTCGGCCGGCATCGCCGCGCCGACATTCGCGCGGGACCTGACCGTCGTGTCCTGGGGCGGTAACTATCAGGATGCCCAGCGCAACATCTACTTCAAGCCCTTCGCCGAGAAGAGCGGCAAGCCGGTGCTCGACGAGGCCTGGGACGGCGGCATCGGCGTCATCCAGTCGAAGGTCAAGGCCGGTGCGCCGAACTGGGACGCCGTGCAGGTGGAGGCCGAGGAACTGGCGCTCGGCTGTGCCGACGGTCTCTACGAGAAGATCGACTGGGACAAGATGGGCGGCAAGGACAAGTTCCTCGACAGCGCGGTCAACGACTGCGGCGTCGGCGCCATCGTCTGGTCCACGGCCATCGCCTATGACGGCGACAAGCTGAAGGAAGGCCCGGCCTCCTGGGCGGACTTCTGGAACGTCGAGAAATTCCCCGGCAAGCGCTCGCTGCGCAAGGGTCCGAAATACACGCTGGAATTCGCCCTGCTCGCCGATGGCGTCTCCAAGGACGAACTCTACGACGTGCTCGGCACCGAGGAGGGCGTCGCGCGCGCCTTCAAGAAGCTCGACGAGCTGAAGCCGAACATCGTCTGGTGGGAATCGGGCGCCCAGCCGCTGCAGTTCCTCGCTTCGGGCGAAGTGGCCATGACCTCGGCCTATAACGGCCGCATCACCGGCATCAACCGCTCGGAAGGCAAGAACTTCAAGGTCGTCTTCCCGGGCAGCATCTATGCCGTCGATAGCTGGGTCGTGCTGAAGGACGCCGAGAACAAGGACGCGGCGCAGGACTTCATCGCCTTCGCCAGCCTGCCGGAAAACCAGGCCAAGCTGCCGGAATTCGTCGCCTACGGCCTGCCGAACAAGGATGCCGCTTCCAAGGTGCCGGCGGAATTCTCCAAGGACCTGCCGACCGATCCGGCGAACATGACGGATTCGATCCCGCTCAATGTCGACTTCTGGATCGACAATGCGGAAACGCTGACGGCGCGCTTCAACGCCTGGCTGGCGCAGTAA
- a CDS encoding SDR family NAD(P)-dependent oxidoreductase, whose product MTEERRYMLLTGASRGIGHATVKLFQSKGWRIFTVSRQAFSEECAWPSARESHIQADLADLTQIDRLAATVRERLPNGKLHALVNNAGISPKGPGKSRLGVLGTDADVWTQVLNVNLVSTALIARALMPELEAAKGSIVNVTSIAGSRVHPFAGVAYAASKAALAALTREMAHEFGRRGVRANAIAPGEIETSILSPGTDALVAAEVPMGRLGEPREVAETIHFLCTEQSSYINGAEIHINGGQHV is encoded by the coding sequence ATGACCGAAGAACGCCGCTACATGTTGCTGACGGGAGCGAGCCGCGGCATCGGCCATGCGACGGTCAAGCTCTTCCAGTCGAAGGGCTGGCGTATTTTCACCGTTTCGCGCCAGGCTTTCTCGGAGGAGTGCGCCTGGCCGTCCGCCCGGGAAAGCCACATCCAGGCCGACCTTGCCGACCTCACGCAGATCGACCGCCTCGCCGCGACCGTGCGCGAGCGCCTGCCGAACGGCAAGCTGCACGCGCTCGTCAACAATGCCGGCATCTCGCCGAAAGGGCCGGGCAAGAGCCGCCTCGGTGTGCTCGGCACCGATGCGGACGTGTGGACGCAAGTGCTGAACGTCAACCTCGTCTCGACGGCGCTGATCGCCCGCGCGTTGATGCCGGAGCTGGAGGCGGCGAAAGGCTCGATCGTCAACGTCACCTCGATCGCCGGTTCGCGCGTGCATCCCTTCGCGGGGGTCGCCTATGCGGCCTCCAAGGCGGCGCTTGCGGCGCTGACGCGCGAGATGGCGCATGAATTCGGCCGGCGCGGCGTGCGGGCCAATGCCATCGCGCCGGGCGAGATCGAGACCTCGATCCTCTCGCCGGGCACGGACGCGCTGGTGGCGGCGGAAGTGCCGATGGGACGGCTGGGCGAACCGCGCGAAGTCGCGGAGACCATCCATTTCCTCTGCACCGAACAATCGTCCTACATCAACGGCGCGGAAATCCACATCAATGGAGGGCAGCACGTCTGA
- a CDS encoding GntR family transcriptional regulator yields MPEFTTLEHENLNSVVYGALCDALMQGRFQPGDRLKIRDLAEQFGTSVTPIRDAILRLANDEAITFRSPRDIRISGLSEARYREIRTIRVRLEGLAAETAAQTATGADIHEMEQILRENEAAIAEGDRLRGTQLNQAFHFMLPRIAGLPVLTTILRRLWLQMGPHISDAYLAGGRAMIDHHYPVVEALKRHDSAAAAMAIIDDIQLGGRPILERIEHGAEGKTRRA; encoded by the coding sequence ATGCCTGAATTCACGACACTGGAACACGAGAACCTCAACAGCGTGGTTTATGGCGCGCTGTGCGACGCGCTGATGCAGGGGCGTTTCCAGCCGGGCGACCGGCTGAAGATCCGCGATCTCGCCGAGCAGTTCGGCACGAGCGTGACCCCGATCCGCGATGCGATCCTGCGTCTTGCCAACGACGAGGCGATCACCTTCCGCTCCCCGCGCGACATCCGCATATCCGGTCTCAGCGAGGCGCGATACCGGGAGATCCGCACGATCCGCGTCCGGCTGGAAGGACTTGCGGCGGAAACCGCCGCGCAGACGGCGACGGGCGCCGATATCCATGAAATGGAGCAGATTTTGCGGGAAAACGAGGCGGCGATCGCGGAGGGAGACCGCTTGCGAGGCACGCAGCTCAACCAGGCGTTCCATTTCATGCTGCCGCGCATCGCCGGGCTTCCCGTGCTTACCACCATCCTGCGGCGGCTCTGGCTGCAGATGGGGCCACATATTTCCGACGCCTATCTTGCCGGTGGGCGGGCGATGATCGATCATCACTATCCGGTCGTCGAGGCATTGAAGCGGCACGATTCCGCCGCCGCCGCCATGGCAATCATCGATGATATCCAGCTCGGCGGAAGGCCGATCCTCGAGCGTATCGAGCATGGCGCGGAGGGAAAAACGCGCCGCGCCTGA